In Spirosoma pollinicola, the genomic window AAACATTGTTAGCGATGTAATAATTACTACTGCCGTCGTCCAGGTCGATGTCCCATCCATGATCGCAGCGAAAGCGATTATTTCGGATAATAGTTGTCGTTTGGGCGTCGAGTTGAATTAATTCGGGATGAGCGGTCACCAGACTATCCATCGAAGCCCGGTCAGGATGCCAGAAACGATCCCGGCCCCACGAATTGAACGAGCCATGATCGCCCGTTTCGAGTACGGTATCGAATACGTCATTGTATTCGAGCAGATGCCCGCCCCACGTACCCTCGCTGATATTGATACCCGCCCGGGGCACCTGGTAAATGGAATTATGCCGCACCACAATACCGGCTGCCATCGAAATTTCGACACCCGTTGCCTGCTTTTCAAGCTGACCAATATGATGAATCAGGTTATCTTCGGCCACACACTGGGCTGGATACGCTTCATTCTTCGGCCCCGACTGCCGGTCCAGTTGCGCATACGGAATAAACTGCTCATACCGGAACGAAGGGGACCGAACCGCCGATGAGTCGCCAACGAAGCAGATAGCACTAGCCCCGATATGGTGGAAATAGGAGCCTCTGACAACCGAGTTACGATTGTAGCCACTCATAAACAAGGCGTTACCGCCGAGCTCGGTGAACTCACTATTGACAATCCGGCAATTCTCTGTGTTTGCCAGGAGAACGGCTGCCCCCCGGTAAATCATCCAATCGCTCCGTAATAGTGGCTCGTTGGTTTCCATAAACGTGCGTTCGGCGTTGACAAACCGGATGCTCTGAATGTGAACATTTCTGAGCGGACTGCCTGGGTTTCCTTTTAGTTCGATCAGGCCTTTTAACCGCGACACATCAATGCGGGCCGTTGCCAGGTTAACCCCTGCTGGCGGTATCACCGAAAGCACGTGGGTCTTTTTGTTATAAAACCACTCACCGGGTACGTCCAGTTCGTCGATTATATTCTCGACAAACCGTTCCTGCGGGTGCATGGGTGCCGGACGGTTGTTCTGCCAGCCACCTTCGAGCGTAACCTGCCCCCCGCTTTTGCCGGTTATCCGGTAATGAAAATCACCCCATTCACCCTTGTGCAAAGCGTGTACATAGCCCCCTTTCGGAGATTTCCAGCGACTAACCCGCTCGTCACTCAAGGCATCAGCAGCGGTGCCGTTGTAGACGCGCGCACTGGCGTCGTAATTGGGGTAGCGAGCCAGAATTTGTTTCTGACCGTTGATGAACAACTGCTCAAAGGCCGGGCCCGTTACGGTTGATGTCCAGATGCCTTTTGCATTCTTTTTCCACTGAAGCGCCAACCGCCTGCCTCCGCTCAATTGTGCAACTTCGGACTGATAGCTGCTAATCGTCAGGCTTTTTCCTTGCGTAACTTGTGGGTTGATGCGTACCGTTCCCGGCAGATAGTAAATGCCTTTCCGTAAAATGATCTGGACTTTATCGGAAGGCGCTGTTTTTACTTTTGTCAATGCTTTCTCCAACGTGGCAAATGGGCGTTTGATGGTGCCCGGATTTGCGTTGTTGCCCGTTGGAGCAACAAACAATTGCGTCTGGGCGCAAACGGTCGATGTTGCCAGGTAAAAAAAAGACAGTATCCAGTTTTTCATATGCCTTTGACGCAGTAGTCACTACTTTTCAGTTCGCCGGTTCGGTTACGTTCTTAGGGTGTTCAGGTTTGATCCGATACAAATCAACTCGTATTACGTTTTCCAGGCAAATTGATCTATCATTACTCAAATTTTCAAGTGCCTTTGCTGTTGTCCGGCAAACATAACAAAGTCATTACTCTTTATATAATTGACTTGGTGCGTAGGCTGTGTTCCGGTTTACATCAGCGCTGAAACAGTGTCTTGAAGCCATCCCTGATTTTATGTTGTACGGCATTTTTAGTTATGATACGTCGACACCCCGCATGGGTCTGAAACACAAGGACCATGTTCTCGATTTGGAGGTTGTGGGCTTGTTAGGCTATTTCGATAACCTGGCTATAGACCCCGCTGTGTTCACCAAACCTTTTTTGAACGATTTCATTGCCCTTGGCAAACCCATTCATCGAGCCATCCATCAACGAATCAACGCCTTACTGGAGCATGATGCCACGGCGTTTGCGGAGGTTCACGACCAGGTTTTCATTCATGAGTCGCGGGTGCAGATGCACTTACCCGTTCATATTGGCGACTATACCGATTTTTACGCGGGCATTCACCACGCCGAGAACGTAGGTCGTATGTTTCGGCCCCAGGGCGACCCGCTGCTTCCTAATTACAAACACCTGCCCGTTGCTTACCACGGTCGCGCGTCGTCCATCGTGGTGTCGGGAACTCCCATCCGTCGACCCAAGGGTCAGTTCATGAACGATGGTCAACTCATGTTTGGCCCATCAACCGCACTGGATTTTGAACTCGAACTGGGGTTAATTATCGGTAAAGCGTCTACGCTGGGTGAGCCAATTTCTGTAAACGAAGCCGAGGATTACATTTTCGGAATTGCCCTCTTTAACGACTGGTCGGCGCGGGATATTCAACGCTGGGAATATCAGCCGCTTGGGCCGTTTTTGGGTAAAAATTTCGGTTCGAGTATCTCCGCCTGGGTGTTGCCGTTCGATGAACTGGAACCCTTTCGCGTGTCGGGTGCCGAACAGGAACCAGCCCCTTTACCGTATTTACAAAATTCGGGTGATGCTAATTTCGACCTGGAATTAGACGTCTGGCTAACACCCGCTGATGGTGAGGAGGTGTTTATTTGCCGTACAAATGCCCGCTATCTGTACTGGACGTTCGCACAAATGATTGCGCATCATACCGTCAATGGCTGCAACCTCAACATTGGCGATGTGCTGGCAACGGGCACTATTTCAGGACCAGAACCCGGCACCTATGGCTCTTTACTAGAAATAAGCTGGAATGGGGAACGCCCCCTTCATATATCCCACACCCTATCCCGAACATTCCTGGCCGATGGCGATACCGTGACCTTTCGGGGGCGTGGCTTCCTGAACGGCATTCGAGTCGATTTGGGGGAAGTAACCGGCACTATTCATTCATGAAAACAATCAATCCCGCAGACTTGAAACCCAATGAATTTTACCGGTTTATAATCGGTACCATTGGCCCGCGGCCCATTGCTTTTGCCAGCACAATCGACGCCAACGGACTGGTTAATTTAAGCCCGTTTAGTTTTTTCAACATCGTTGGCTACAACCCGCCCACGCTGATTTTTGCGCCAACCATTAACCGGCATGGCCATAAAAAACACACGTTGCTGAATCTGGAAGAGGTTGGCGAAGTGGTTATAAACATCGTCAACTATGCGATGGTTGAACAAATGTCATTGGCGAGCGCTGAGTTTGAGCGGGGTATCAACGAGTTTGAAAAAGCCGGTTTTACCGCTATTCCGTCTGATCGGGTTCGTCCGCCACGGATAGCCGAATCGCCAGCCGCGTTTGAGTGCGTGGTAAAGCAGATCGTTCCTACGGGCGATGGACCAGGCTCGGGGAATATAATTATCTGCGAAGTCGTTATGGGGCATTTTCACGATACCATTTTCGACTCAACAGGAGCCGTTGATCCCCATCAGCTCGACCTTATTGGCCGTATGGGGGGCGACTGGTACTGCCGCGCCCAGGGCGATGCGCTATTTGAGGTAGGTCGGCCCCAAACGGGCATTGGCGTGGACAACATACCGGCTGCTATTCGAAACAGCGCTATTCTGTCGGGAAATGATCTGGGGAAATTAGGGAGCTTCCCGGCTTTACCCGACCCCGAAGAGGTGAATGCCTATCGAGCGTCCGGTGCCTTGAATGAGTTGTTCGACGAAGCTAGAAATGGTTGCCAGTATTTACCTGATCTACTCCACCTGCGGGCCAAACAGCTTCTGGCCGAAGGTAATGTAAAGGATGCCTGGCTAACGCTGCTGACCAGTCAATTGTAATGTCGGCTGAATCGTAGAATAGAACTGATTTTTAATGTTATTTTAATATCTTGCGACCCTAAACGCATTTTGAATAATACATATGAAATTTTTTTCCTTTATACTGATTCTTGGCCTATTAATGGGTCCTCAACTCTATGCTCAGGATGCTCCGTCTACCAGAGAAATTGGTTTACGGGCGAGTGATCTGAACAGCTTTGGGCTGATTTACAAAAAACAGATTAGCGAAAATACATACCGACGGTATCGGCTGGCGTTTGGCAATCTGGGCGTAAACTTTATCCGGTCAAACACACTGGTTGGCTTTTCGGCGGGTGGTGCTATGGGGAAAGAAAAGCGCAGGCCGATTAGTGACAAGATGCAGTTTATTTATGGGACCGAATTGATTGCGAGCGTGAATCTAAATTATACATCGGCAGGATCAATAACGGTTGACAATGGGAACGGTGGCACAACCAGCTATACCGGCTCTGACCTCCTGATTGTTACACCCTCTGTTGGCATTGGCTTCGTACTTGGCGCACAATACAATTTTAACCCTAAATGGTACATCAGCGCCGAACTGATTCCGTCGATCACGGGCAGTGGTTCATTTGGTGCCGGATCGGCTCTGTATAGTTTTCAAGCAGGCTTTAACTCATCGAGCGCAGGTATTACAGGTGCTTATCGGTTCTAAAATTCAGGTATTGAATAGCTTACTAAAACTCGAGCCTGCCATCTTTTTCGGCTGTCTGCTACATATTGCGGGCGGCCGAAACTGTAATTAGGTATAGAAAAGTCAACTTAGAACGCTCTTCCAAGTCGCCCCGCTCGTTTCGTCTCTACCATTTACTAGACTTGACTACTAGACCAAATGAGTATATTACCTTTAGTTTTACTTAACTAGTGCTTCCGTTAGAAATTCACAGTTTACATGCTCAACTCACGTTATAAAACCATTAGTCAATTTTTCGGTAAAGAGTCGGTCCTGTTAAGTGCTTACCTATTAATAACCCTATTGGCGAGCATACAGCAGTATTTATTACCCGACCAACAAATTGGGCCCAGCGTTCAACGCTACTCAAATTACAACAACTACATCATCTTCAAAAACTCGTTTATCCACTTACTCACCCATAAAAATCTCTATTCGCTTCACCTGACCGAGCAATGGGATTTATTCAAATACTCCCCCACGTTCGCATTGTTCATGGGCTTGTTTGCATTCCTGCCCGATTGGCTGGGACTAACAGGCTGGAATCTGTTAAATACGCTGGTCCTGTTCTTTGGTATTAAGCACCTGCCGTTTGTGTCTGAAGACAGCAGAGTGAAAATCCGTTGGTTCATTCTGGTTGAGTTGCTAACCTCCATTCAAAACGCCCAGAGCAATGGATTAATAGCGGGGCTATTTGTCTGGAGTTTCATCTGGCTGGAACGAGAAAAGTCCTTATGGGCTAGCTTACTTATGCTTTTCAGTACATTCATCAAGATTTTTGGCGTCGTCGGATTTGTTCTGTTTTTGTTATATCCCCGCAAGCCGACGGCTATCTTATATACAATTGGCTGGACGGCAGTACTGGCCATCCTACCCCTAGCTGTCGTTCCTTACCAGGAGTTATTGAATCAGTACATAAACTGGTGGGTCATGTTGCAGAATGATCATTCGAGTTCGATTGGCCTGTCGGTGATGGGTTGGCTGAATACGTGGTTCTCGCTGGATCCATCAAAACTATTGGTGGTCGTTATTGGGGGCATCCTGCTCATGTTGCCGCTGCTCAGAACCGACCAGTATAAGTCCAATCAATACCGCCTGTTTCTCTTAGCGTCGGTTCTGATCTGGGTCGTTATTTTTAATCACAAAGCCGAATCACCTACGTTTATTCTGGCCATTACAGGCGTTGGTATCTGGTACTTTTGTCAGCCTGTCACCGTCACAAATCGGGTACTGGTCATACTGGCTTTTGTTTTCACCTCACTCTCCCCCACGGATGTGTTTCCAACGGCACTTCGCGATCTACTTGTCTTGCCTTACGTACTAAAGGCGGTCTTTTGCATCGCCATCTGGGCGAAACTTACCGTCGAGCTGTTAATCAACGATTGGCAATCCATTGATATTGACTGTAGCGTGGGCGGAAGCCCGCCCACGCTACGCCCTACTGGCTATTACGAATGAGCGTTACGTAAAACCAGATTATGTTTTTGTAATCCTTGATACTGATACGCTCATTGGTGCCGTGAACACCCGCTAATTGCGCATCTGACAGGGGAATGGGCGAAAACTTGTAGATGGATGGCGTAAGAGCCGCGTAAAATTTGGAATCGGTGGCACCAAGCATGACGAAGGGCGCAACTACGACTTCTGGAAAGACGCTCTTAATGGTCTTATTAATCGTCTGGAAGCCCATGTTCTCGGTGCTGGCCATTGGAGCGGGGTTATTACCCTTACCCAAAATACTGACCGTAATACTATCATTATCAATCACTTCCTTAACCCGACTGATAACTCCCTCAACTGTATCACCTGGCAATATTCGAAAATTGACCGTAGCGACGGCATCGATGGGGAGCACATTGTCTTTAGCCCCGGCCCGAAAAATGGTCGGGGCCGTTGTGGTCCGCAAGGTGGCGCTCCCCGACTTCGTTTCGGCGATGGACCGCTCAATCACTGGACCAAATAGCCACTGATTGGCAAGGATAATACGTTTGCTAAACGGGGCTTCTGACGCCAGGTAACTCAGCAACTGGTCCATTCCTCCGTTTAGCCGGGCCGGAAACGGGTTATGCTCCAGTTTACTGACCGCTTCGGCCACCATGCCAATACTTGTTTGTGCAGGCGGCATAGACGAGTGTCCCCCTTTACCGATGGCCGTCAGTTCCAGACTCATATAGCCTTTTTCGCTGATGCCGATCAATGCAACGGGCTTGTTGATACCGGCAACACCTTCGGGCTTTATCTCGCCCCCTTCATCCAGAATATATTCCAGCGACACCCCCCGTTTTTTGAGGGCAGCCGCAATGGTTTGAGCGCCTAGCTCGCCCGATGTTTCTTCATCCTGCCCGAAGGCCAGCAACAGCGTTCGCTCGGGCTGAAAGTTCGACTTTAGCAAATAGTCGACTGATTCCAGCAGGCCCATCATGCCCATTTTATCATCGAGTGTACCACGTCCGTAGAGATACCCATCGTCGATAATACCTGCAAAAGGTGGGCGTTTCCACATGCCCTGCGTTCCCTGAATAACCGGCACGACATCGTAATGAGCCATTAACAAAACGGGTTTCAGCGCTGGATTCCGGCCTTTCCACTCATACAACAAGCCATAATGATTGAACGTCTGCGGGTTCAGTCGCTGATGGATGAGCGGGTACGCTGCCCGTATGTAGGCGGTAAACTTGTCAAATTGGGTCGTATCCGTCAGCGTGTAATCGGTGTATGAAACGGTGGGAATGCGAATAGCTCCGGCAAACCGCTGAATAGCCGAATCAGGTACCGTAATTGGTGCCGCCGGAGGCACGTTCGTTAGTTGGTGAGACGTTAGCCGGAACGTGTTAACGAGCAGAACAACAAGAAGAAATACAAGCAGAAAACCAAGAATTCGTAGAATGAAGCGCATTCGTTGACGAGGGTAAATGGTGAAATGAGCGACTACAGAACCCATACGTTCTAAGTACGAACAGGTTTGTGCGTCCCAAAAACGCCATTATTTATCAAAAGCCAACGTTTATTTGGAGATTCAAAGAAATATTAATTTTTAATAGCTTGATTTTGTGTTTTAGACCCAGTAAATAGGGTAAAATCAAAATTCATCTATTGCCCGCAGTGAAGTAATGGTATTGCCCTATTTCAACGCCGGAACCCACTCATTATTCCCGCAATTGGTACACTTGTCCTTTGGGCCGGATTTTGGCTGCGCATTGCCGCAACGATAGCACACAAGCTGCCCGTCTGCTTTTTCCTGCTGATCAACAAAATCGGTATCCCATTCGGGTAAGATTGAAAGACCAGGCGTAGGATTCGGTTCTTCAATGAGTGTAAAAGCGCCGTTAGCTTCCATATACAATCGCTTCACATGCCCCAGATGAATCACGCCACTCGAGCGAAGCTGGGCAAAAAGCAACTCACGGGTAATGGTTGATTCGCTCATTCCCGCTAGTTGAATAACCGAGTTTTGAACCAGCGTGCTGAATCTACCCTGTGAGATGGTTTCAAATTTTTGATTCTTTGCGGCAAAATACGATATGACACGTTGCGTAAACACCACAACCATGGCAATAACGAAGGCCGGTAGCACTCCTCGCTGCGCGTCCAGGATAGCGACCCCAATTGCAGCCGCGAGCGAAACCATTGCGGCCATCTCATTACGGCTTAATCGGGAGGCCATACGTCGCCCCATTAACCGCATGGCCAAAACCAGAATCAGGTAGATTGTGGCCGCCCGAATCAAAATTTCTACGTAAAAAAGGCCCGGCACCTCGCCTACGAGAATTCGCTGCCAGTCGTATAAACTGATATCTTCTTTATGCATGACTTAGTTAAAGAACGGCTCCTACCCAGCTATCGACCTGACAAACAGAGCAAAGACCTGGTTTCGGTTGCGCCGGAATGGTATTACCACAGTTACTACACGCCACATGGTTGTCGTCTTTTTGCTCATGAATTGACTGAACTTCGGCATCTGCTGGCGGCAGCACCGATAAACCCGGTTTTTTTTGTTTATCCTGGTAAATACTGAACATCCCATACGCTTCCAGATACATACGCTTTACGTTGGCCAGATTATAGACATTTTCGGTTCGTAAAGCGGCATAAATCTGTTGGTGCGAAAGCCTGTTTTCGGCCATCTGTTTCAGTTGAAAGACGCCATCTTTGATTAGCACTGTTCCTGTCCCCTGAATAATTCTTTCGGCTTTGCTGTGTTTGAAGCCCAACCAGTTGACGCCCCGCAAAAAGGTGAGCGCACAAGCAAGAGCCAGCATTCCCGACAATAACCCACGATCAGGTAGCTGCATGGCTGGCGAAATAATAGCTCCCATTGTGAGCATCACAGCCAGTTCCAGATTGGTAAGCTGCCCATTCATTCGCTTTCCAAGAAGGCGCATCACAACCAGAAGTACCAGGTAGATCAGCGATGTACGAATGAATACTTCCAGCAAAAATTCTACAGGAGCATCGCCAATTAGTATACGCTGCCAATCACCCAGCTTGATGTCGTCTTTATCCATGCCCACCTAACTTTTGATTAAATCGAATTGATTGGTCATAAAGGAAAAAATCTGGATTTATTCATATAATCTATAAAGTATGCTTAATAAATAGACCAGACAATCAGGAAACGGTCTTCTTACTAACAGGATGCTTGGTTAGCTGGTTGGTTTTGTAGCGAATACGATCACGACATTATCAATGAAAAAACTAGCCTTACTTCTGTGTATCGGCATGTTCACCGCCTGTCAGAAAGACGCAGATGACACAAAATCGACCACTGTTCCTCCGGCTCCCCTGCCAACCGATTTCATTGAAGAACTCTGGTATAAAAACGGACTCGTTTATAGCGTAGACGTGGAGGTATTTAAAGACTCTGACAAAGATGGTGTTGGTGATTTCAAGGGAATTATGCAACAGCTCGATTACCTGAAAACGCTTGGCGTTGAAACGATCTGGCTGGCTCCGTTCCAGCCTACGCCAAACGAAGATGACGGGTATGATATAGCTGACTTTTATGGCATCGACAAACGTCTGGGTACAACTCAGGATTTTGACGAATTCATGCGTCAGGCGAACCAGAAGGGCATTCGGGTCATGATGGACCTGGTCACAAATCATACCTCCAATCAGCATCCGTGGTTTCAGCAGGCCCGTCAGCGTACCGATTCTCCTTACCGCTCGTGGTATGTGTGGTCAAAAGAACGCCCGAAAAAGTGGGATTCAGGCATGGTGTTTCCGGGCGTCCAGAAAGACATCTGGTCCTACGACAAACAGGCGGGCGAATACTTTTATCACCGATTCTATGAATCCCAGCCAGACCTGAACATGCAGAACCCGGCTGTTCAGCGGGAGATGCGAAAAATTGTTCGGTTCTGGCTTGACAAAGGCATTGCGGGTTTCCGGGTAGATGCCGTTCCGTTCCTGATCGAAATTGCCAATAAAGATTTTGACCCCGACAAACCCGAGCACCAGTTCGACATAATTACCCAATTGCACGAGTACATTCAGTGGCATAAACGGGACGCTATTCTATTGGGTGAAGCCAATGTTGACCCCAAGGAACAGGAACCTTATTTCGGTAAGGAAGGGCAAAACATGCAGACGATGTTCAACTTTTTCGTTAATCAGCACCTGTTCTATGCTCTGGCCACCGGCGAAACCAAGCTGCTGAAGAAGGCGCTGGACGATACCAAAAATATACCCCCAACCGCCCAGTGGGCGCATTTTCTTCGTAACCACGACGAAATTGACCTGGGCAGACTGAGCGATAAGGAACGGGATAAGGTATATGCCCGCTTCGGTCCTGATACAACGATGCAGCTTTATGACCGGGGCATTCGCAGGCGTCTGTCTCCAATGCTGGGCGACCCGAAACTAACGGAATTAGCCTACAGTATCTTATTTTCCTTACCCGGTATGCCCGTGATTCGGTACGGCGAAGAAATTGGCATGGGCGACGATCTTAGCCTGAAAGAGCGGCTATCCGTCCGGACGCCTATGCAATGGTCGAATGGGCCGAATGCCGGGTTTTCGGAATCGGCCAAAACCGTTCGACCCATCATCAATAAAGGCCCTTATAGCTACACAAAGATCAATGTAGCGGCACAGCGTGCAGATTCGACCTCCCTTCTGAATCAGGTAATCAAATTTTCCCGGCTTCGGAAGCGGTGTCCCGAAATTGGCTGGGGAGCCTGGAAACTCATCGACACAGGTTCGGAACACGTGCTGGCTATGCAATATGATTGGCAGGGCCGTACGCTGATGATGGTTTATAATTTTAGTAAGGAGCCGCAGCAATGCCAGCTACAAACATCAATGAAAACGGGTCGAGGGCTGGTCAATTTATTGGATAGTTCAGCAACCCAAATTGGTTCTAATGGCAGTTATGCCGTCAAGTTGCCGGGCTATGGGTCGGGTTGGTATCGGGCAAAATAAACTCCTAGGCCGCTTTCTGGTGGCTGGCNCGGTGTCCCGAAATTGGCTGGGGAGCCTGGAAACTCATCGACACAGGTTCGGAACACGTGCTGGCTATGCAATATGATTGGCAGGGCCGTACGCTGATGATGGTTTATAATTTTAGTAAGGAGCCGCAGCAATGCCAGCTACAAACATCAATGAAAACGGGTCGAGGGCTGGTCAATTTATTGGATAGTTCAGCAACCCAAATTGGTTCTAATGGCAGTTATGCCGTCAAGTTGCCGGGCTATGGGTCGGGTTGGTATCGGGCAAAATAAACTCCTAGGCCGCTTTCTGGTGGCTGGCGCGGGTATTTACCCGTGCCTGTCCATATCGCCAGTATTCACTGGCGCATGAATAACCGAAAGGCCAGTGAATACTGGCGATATGGACAGGCACGGGTAAATACCCACGCCAGAATGGTCCGTTGACCCACTCTTCGAACTGTTTTGCAAACCTGCCCGATAGCTACTGGTTGTATATGGTTGGTAAGCAAACATGACGAAAACCATCTTACAGCTAAAATGTATCAAGTAAGCATTCATAAACGATCACTCGGTGTAACATTTCCAGATCAGCAACAGGCGCAGGTGGTAGTATGGGGCCCTACTGTTAAACACATAGAACTCAAAATAAATAACCAATCAGCGGCACTCTCGTTGACACAGGAAGAGTTGGGCTACTGGTGCCTGGAAACCAGCCAGCTTAAACCCGGTGATTTATATACGTTTATTCTCGATGGCGAAACGGAACGCTCCGACCCGGCCTCACTTTGCCAGCCAAACGAAGTACATAGGCCCTCGAAGGCAATTGATACCGCTTCGTTTTATTGGGAAGATCAATGCTGGGTCAACCCACCAGTCGAAAACTACCTGATTTATGAACTTCACACAGGCACGTTCACGCCCGAAGGCACCTTTGCTGCGCTGGAAACCAAGCTCGACTATCTGAAAGCTTTGGGCGTAACGGCCATTGAACTCATGCCGATCGCCCAGTTTTCGGATTCCCGCAACTGGGGCTACGATGGCATTTTTACCTTTGCCGCTCAGTACTCGTATGGAGGAGCTACAGGGTTGCACCACCTGATTAACGCGTGCCATTACAGAGGTATTGCGGTGGTGCTTGATGTGGTGTACAATCACTTCGGCCCGGAGGGCAACCACCTCAACGAATTCGGTCCCTACCTGACCAGCAAGTATTGTACCCCCTGGGGTGATGCAATTAATTTTGATGATACCTGGTGCGATGGCGTCCGGCATTATTTTATTGAAAACGCCCTGATGTGGTTCCGGGATTTTCACGTCGATGCGCTTCGCCTGGATGCTGTCCATGCCATAAAAGACTTCAGCCCGGTTCATATTTTGCAGGAACTCCGGCAAAAAGTCGATCAGTTGACGCAAACGACTGGCCGTCGGTATCACCTGTTCATCGAGAACGACCTGAACGATCCACGTTATATTAATCCGATAGCCGAGAATGGATATGGTATGGACGCGCAGTGGATGGATGAGTTTCATCATTCGCTACGCGTAACGGTTGGCGAAAAAAAAGATGGCTATTATGCCGACTTCGACGGAATTGGCCAATTAGAAAAATCTTATCGGGATGCCTATGTTTATGATGGGCAATTCTCGACCGTGCGCAAAAAGCTTTTTGGCATTAAGGCCGATAAAAACCCAGGCCAGCAGTTTATCGTGTTTTCACAGAATCACGATCAGGTAGGCAATCGAAAAATGGGCGAACGTACCAGTCAGTTGTATAGCTACGATACGCTGAAATTGATGGCGGGAGCGGTGTTGCTCAGTCCGTATGTGCCGTTATTATTTATGGGCGAGGAATGGGGCGAATCAAATCCGTTCTTTTATTTCGCCACCCACCATAAGCCAGATTTAATAGAAGCCGTCAAGCAAGGTCGGGAGGACGAATTTGGCCCATCGGATGAGGATGTGCCTGACCCGC contains:
- a CDS encoding alpha-amylase family protein; the protein is MKKLALLLCIGMFTACQKDADDTKSTTVPPAPLPTDFIEELWYKNGLVYSVDVEVFKDSDKDGVGDFKGIMQQLDYLKTLGVETIWLAPFQPTPNEDDGYDIADFYGIDKRLGTTQDFDEFMRQANQKGIRVMMDLVTNHTSNQHPWFQQARQRTDSPYRSWYVWSKERPKKWDSGMVFPGVQKDIWSYDKQAGEYFYHRFYESQPDLNMQNPAVQREMRKIVRFWLDKGIAGFRVDAVPFLIEIANKDFDPDKPEHQFDIITQLHEYIQWHKRDAILLGEANVDPKEQEPYFGKEGQNMQTMFNFFVNQHLFYALATGETKLLKKALDDTKNIPPTAQWAHFLRNHDEIDLGRLSDKERDKVYARFGPDTTMQLYDRGIRRRLSPMLGDPKLTELAYSILFSLPGMPVIRYGEEIGMGDDLSLKERLSVRTPMQWSNGPNAGFSESAKTVRPIINKGPYSYTKINVAAQRADSTSLLNQVIKFSRLRKRCPEIGWGAWKLIDTGSEHVLAMQYDWQGRTLMMVYNFSKEPQQCQLQTSMKTGRGLVNLLDSSATQIGSNGSYAVKLPGYGSGWYRAK
- a CDS encoding alpha-glucosidase C-terminal domain-containing protein; translated protein: MGWGAWKLIDTGSEHVLAMQYDWQGRTLMMVYNFSKEPQQCQLQTSMKTGRGLVNLLDSSATQIGSNGSYAVKLPGYGSGWYRAK
- a CDS encoding DUF421 domain-containing protein — protein: MDKDDIKLGDWQRILIGDAPVEFLLEVFIRTSLIYLVLLVVMRLLGKRMNGQLTNLELAVMLTMGAIISPAMQLPDRGLLSGMLALACALTFLRGVNWLGFKHSKAERIIQGTGTVLIKDGVFQLKQMAENRLSHQQIYAALRTENVYNLANVKRMYLEAYGMFSIYQDKQKKPGLSVLPPADAEVQSIHEQKDDNHVACSNCGNTIPAQPKPGLCSVCQVDSWVGAVL
- the treZ gene encoding malto-oligosyltrehalose trehalohydrolase produces the protein MYQVSIHKRSLGVTFPDQQQAQVVVWGPTVKHIELKINNQSAALSLTQEELGYWCLETSQLKPGDLYTFILDGETERSDPASLCQPNEVHRPSKAIDTASFYWEDQCWVNPPVENYLIYELHTGTFTPEGTFAALETKLDYLKALGVTAIELMPIAQFSDSRNWGYDGIFTFAAQYSYGGATGLHHLINACHYRGIAVVLDVVYNHFGPEGNHLNEFGPYLTSKYCTPWGDAINFDDTWCDGVRHYFIENALMWFRDFHVDALRLDAVHAIKDFSPVHILQELRQKVDQLTQTTGRRYHLFIENDLNDPRYINPIAENGYGMDAQWMDEFHHSLRVTVGEKKDGYYADFDGIGQLEKSYRDAYVYDGQFSTVRKKLFGIKADKNPGQQFIVFSQNHDQVGNRKMGERTSQLYSYDTLKLMAGAVLLSPYVPLLFMGEEWGESNPFFYFATHHKPDLIEAVKQGREDEFGPSDEDVPDPQTQETFEKTKLQWNSIEQQPHQSLLRYYQVLIALRQQLPALYTLNRQQLEVTACDNQQTLLLHRWHEDQHVLCLMNFNKQPQSIALSITGNNKPWQKLLDSAEPQWHSQTDTPLAPDSLDNDHSTIILPPESLVIYAQGHEKSQIKLPNPISPRLYQG